Genomic segment of Gouania willdenowi chromosome 17, fGouWil2.1, whole genome shotgun sequence:
CTTCACCACCTCCTAGCAAAGACAACAGATGCAGACAAATGCACAAgcaggcagacaaacacacgcacacacacacacacacgcacacagatttAACAACACGTACGTAACACAGTAAGGCAaccgcacacacagagagacattGAGAAGTGTAAGCTGTTCGATAGTGAGACAATCTATCTTCTTTTCTAGGTCAAATATCTGTCACCTCGGTGAGAAGTATTCGTTTGCCTCTGCTTCCAGTGTGTTCTTTTAGAGTCCAAGTAAAAACTAACACTGGGCCTCTGCTTTTTATATCCAGTAGTGTGGCTTTCACTCTTAGAATAGGACTGATCTGTTGTCGAGACAGTGTGTTTGTCTATTGTCGTACCTTTTCTTTCTGACTCCGAGCTTTGATGACTTTTGCTGCCATGCTGAGACCTGATGAGTTCTCAACACATTTGTGGACCTGGCCAAAACGACCCCTTCAAAAGGAGGACAGAAAATGTCTTACCAAAAGTTGTAAACAGATGTGGAGTATATTGAATTGACACATGGTTTCCTACAAGAAATTACAAATGGCTCTGCTGTGTTTTTTGAAGAGTGCTTTGCCTAATAAGTTATTTCATTTAATCTGATATTGTCTGTGTCGCCTCTATGAAGACTTGAATTAACACCTGATGATTAGCTACCAGCTGGCACCAAGGATACGATTTCACATGCCAGTCAGtctaaagtaaaaataactgtTGTGACTCTGAAGTTATGAACCATCGTGTAGGGGGAAAGGGGTTGATGGGAAGTGGTTATGCAACTAGGATTTTAAGTGGAAGTAAGAAACACTTTCTCACACTCTTTGATCAGTTTCTCATCGAGGGTGTTTTAGTCTGTGTGCTATGAAGATTAGTTCAGATCATGGAGACACTCTACTCACCCACCCAACACCTCCTGCCAATAGATGGTGTAGAAGTTTCTGATCTGGTTGGGTTTGGTTGAGACAATGCGGTGATTAAAAGGAGCTGATGGGGGAGGCGCAGTGTCTAATGTAGGTACAAGAGAAAAACGCATAATACTGTTTATCAAACAGAGAGGAGCATAAGAATATAAACATTTCTATCAGGCCAGTCTCACGGGGGATCATgaaacttaaatgaataaaatgaatagccaacactatttttttcattttttttatgctgtttGGAAGGAAATTCAAAGCGATGTAATTATATAGTGGAAGTCATTTCCTTAATCCTAACCCAGAACCTTTACCATTTCCCACAGTCCTAATCCTAATCAACCCCTTAAATATTAGCTGTACTAAATTATTTTCTGTAACCCAAGTTAAAACATCTGTAATTCACAAGGGCAGAATGAGTTTGATTTCTGCCATAAGTTTTTCACCCGTAGCATATTTTAGTTTCAAGCAGCTACAAAAGTCATTTGaagcaacacaaaaaaatgaggaAATTGTGTTGGCAATCACAAAACAATAGATCAATTAGCATGGCAGTTTCACAATCCCCTGATTAGAATATTAATATGAGTTTGGGTTGTTCCTAAGCCACAGTGAAGCTTTTAAAAGGACataacctattttattttattttttatcagcaCACGGCAATCTAATGCATTTTGATAAGCATCAACTATGGGCCCGATTCAAAATGAAACCAACTTTGGCAAGGATGTTCTCAAGAAAACAGGAATGATGACAATCTTTGCTCTCCTCACACAACGACAACTCAGATGGCTTGGTCATGTAAGCTAAATGGAAGACACCAGTATTCCAAAAGTCATCCTGTCGGAGAGCTTGCTTCTGGAACCAGGGCTGTTGGAAGACCTGTCCTCCGCTACAAAGATGTCTGCAAGCGGGATATGAAGGCCAGTGACATCAACCCTTCAAACTGGGAAGTCTCTTCAGCTGACCGGGGAAAATGAAGGCGGGCATACGGCAGAGTGACCAGAAGAGTACAGCAGTGGGAGAAAAAGTGAGAACGCAGAAAAAGAACACCAACACCAGCATTATAAACTGACAAACACCCTAGCGCAATAACCTATTGTCTCTTGAGACAAACAGACGCCAGCGTGATGGGCCCAATTCAAAATGAAACCAACTTTGGTAACCTGCAACTGTTCTCCAAAATTCACacccataacaaataacaaatTTCTAAGCTTTTACATGACCTACATAGctattttttgttcagattgaagtatgacccttagtggttacagatgatacAGAAATCTCactagagatttacatcaaatataaaaccAATTCTCATTAGCGAAagctataaaagcagaaataattgaagtAATGTAtgaacatcaactgcagcaagtttggtgataataaacattaggccaaagatacacgtttttgtacaaaaaagttcaagtggaagcccactttgccacaagTATGCCAAGGTTTTCCACAATCTTGAGAACAagtttgtaactgtaatatgtcagtcaaattgattacAATCCTTGTTAACTTTATGTTTGATCACTGAatgttgcaatttggcttgaagTAAACACATATCCATTTTCATTCAGATGTCTGCGACgccatgcgtaatgctattttCTGTTCCACTCTTAGATGCCGTTACGCATGGGTGTTATTGAGCAATGGTTTAACCAATCAAAATGATTGACATAGCATTGGAAAGCTCAGAGCATGTAcaaattggtgatatcaaacactatgggacCGGGCTTCAGCCCTGACCAATCGTAGCTAGGTGAAGAAAGGACCGGCCATTTTACGCTCGAGCACTATGCGCCTCATTGGACTGATTTCTTGATTGAAAAATGCTCAAATGTGTGTAATAGCAGTATCTGTCTGACTACACGATTaggatttatcaaaatatggagttttatgcacattggagtaacttttgataagaaacaacaGAGGTAAGACaccatttgtcatcattttctgattttgtggctttgttttggtacgtaacatatCCAACTTGTATCAATCAATGGATTCAGCTTGGCTTGTAATTTTACAAAGGCTCTTGTCATAgagttctgtgttttttttgtgaagcAGAGGACTAAAAAGGCAGAATTTGCGGAGTTGTCaatttttccctctttgaacataatgaCCGTGTGGgctgtggtcttttgttctgaCTTTGAgttggctacagttttagctgaGTTTTTTAGGATTACTGAGAGGTATAGAATGTGCtatttaattcattctttacaaAATTTAGACCTGTGAGAGTCACAGAAGCTGGCAGGTCCATTGGGGCTGAAGAAGTTTTAGCATCTACTtcaacaaaaaacatcaaacctACAGATTAACGGTATAAACTTAATGAAAAAAGACCCACATTCACATAAACTTAATGAAAAAAGACCCACATTCACATAAACTGAATAGACATGACCCACCAATGAAGTAATGCTCAGGCTCGTCATCCTCATCTTCTTTCTCGGCATCATTTTCTGTGCTgttctcctttttctcctcctccatctttTGCTTCAGGTTGAACTTGAACTCTACTCCATCGGCCTTGAAGACAGCCCAACCATCAGACTCCAGCTTCTCAGTGCTCTCATCTTCAGTCTTTTTCGCTTCCTGCTCCTTCTCTTCTTCCTTTTCCACCAATGGTCTCTCCAATACAGGCTTTTCTTCTGTCACAGCAGGTTTTACATTTGTGGTGGTGACTTCTGTCTTGTCTTTTCCAGCCAACACTGGAGATATTGAACCATCTTTGGCTTGATCAGCACTGAATGGAAAATTAAGCACTAGTTTTATTAATTTgattaaacatgaataaaatgagCATTTAAAAGTTATTGTTCTGATTAATTTTAAAGCCAAAAACAGTCTATTGTAACTTTTGAGTTTATGAAAgtgataaaaaatgaaaaaaaaactgaaactcTTCAAATTTTCAAATATTGTGTTGTGACCAAAGACTAATGGCAAGTTTCTAGCATGGCTTACCCTGTAGCAGCTGAttctttattcttgtttttggcATCACAGAGATCTGGGACTTCAGGCTCCTTTTCTAAAGCAGAGTATGTAGGAAGGTCAGTAACTAATGTTTCTTTCAATACATCCTTGGACTTCTTGACAGCTTCTGAGACTGTTTCCTCGGCCTCCTTGTCTTCAACCACCTCCTCTGCCTCATCCTCACCCTCAGTGATCACCTCCTCAGCTGCCTTTTGATTCTCAGCTATAGCCACTTTAGAATCTTCACGCAGGTAGTCTACCAAGTTGGAGGTAAAGGTATCTGGTTTTTCATCTTTTGAAGACACTCCAGCCTCCAGATCCAAACACCCTGTCGTGAGCTGGTGTCCTGATTTCTCTGTGTTCTCCTTGTTGAGTTTTTGGACTTCTTCGAGAAGCAGAGCGTGCTTCTTTGATGAGATGTGATctacaaaatgccaacaaataaataaagtttgtcaATCAAAGTCAAGTAAAAtgtcttaataaaataataatagtgtaATTCTGTTTAAGAATTGTTATATTTCTTCAGTGGTTGACAGAACATTAGTGCGTTCAACATATCCATTTCCCCTGGCCTTTTGAACTTGGTTTACATGTTAAACCAGAAATGTCAGTAGGCTACAGCTATGTGCAATACAATATCTCTCCATCTAGGACAGTGAAATGTTCCACTGATGGAGCACATATGTGTGAGTTTACATTTGCAGTTGCTGTGTCAGAAATCCTGGAGCGTGTAAAGGTAACACTGTACTTGAGCAGATCACCTGTTGTATCTAGAGGCTTCATCTTCTTTTGAGCTTTTAGAGCCTTTGGACTCAGACTGGGTTTTTCTTTGCCATTTCTGCTTTTGTAGTCTTTTACCTGTGGAGTacaaaatgtatgtaattatATAAACCAAGAATATAATATGAAATGCCAACATTTCTTTTTATCATCAATTGCTGTTTTTCCTcatattttctgtattgtttATATAAAGCAATGAAGACAGCTATGAATTAAGGTAAGACTGTGAAGCCAGTAATGAAAAAACCACATATATGATCTAAGGCAGAGTTGTCCAGATCTGGTACTCGAGAGCTACTGCATATCCTGTATGTCTTACTGCTTCAGCCAACATATTTGTAAAAGTATGCAAGTATGTCAGTATTTCTACAGAGTTGCAAGATGCAACATTTATCATATGCAGGTGTGTAGGAGGGAAGATTAAGACTAAATATTGAACTCCTCCATGACTGAACACCTTGGTCTAAAGCAATGGTTCAATCCTGGAGGGTTGCAGTCTTGGAGGGTTGCCGTCTTGCATGTTTAAGGTTTTAAAGTATCTCACCCCTGATTCATTTACGTTTCTCATCGCTAAGCACTTCCCTACTAGCATGTGCTCTTTCTGGAGCAGGAAgacatttaaaacatgcataatGGAAGCCCTTGAGAACCCCACTCCAACATGTTGCAACaaactttcttttgaaaatTATGAGATAACAAAAAATGAACACAAGTCACCTTTGCAGTGGAATTACTAAAAGTGTCCCACACtttaagaaccactggtctaaaggaAATGATGACTTCCTGTATACGCAGACTAGAAGCCGAACCTACAAAGTTTCCACATTTGCGGGAGACGAGGAAATGCTTTGGTCCATGAAGCTTTATCTTGTGAGAAGGCAGCAGAGAACTGGGCTCACATGCAGGAAATATCTCTTGTTTCCCTTTTTTGGCTTTATTAGAGGTAGTTATCTAGTAAGAAAGACAAAATGGCAATGCTTAGTAGGGTTAAATACGTAAATGCATGACACAGAATGGGTTTAATGGGTGAACACTGATAAATCCGAGAGGACAACATGAGACATAATGAAGTCACATTTATACACAACATAGATAATACACAATGACTGGCTCAGCTGATGCATGTAGTTCATACATCAAACATAAAAAAGAGGCATTACAAAGTTTGGATCATATCTAGATTTCaagacaaaattactcagatTACAAACTAGCACACATCAATCAGCTTCATACACAGACTGCCTTGTATAAAAGCATGCTTTTGATTATTCATAGGTAATGGATGGACTGCAGCAGGGTGGTGAATTTATAGCTTATCACTTGTTGCACTCAGCAACGGAATGCAATGCTGACCCCGAGTGGAAAATATTACAAGCCACGTCAGGCTGTTGTTCAAATTTCTCCTCTAAGGAAACACACTAAACACCCTCTGTTCAGGCAGACACGGACCAACACACTGTCCTCAACcttgctgtgtttttattttttcagttgctGTTGTGAGGAGAACTGGAGAGGAGATATTTCAAGTGTAGTGACAGCAGTGAAGTTCCAGCCTCGATAGGAAAATGGGGCCATGTGCATGCACAGGCAGCAGGAGCATAAGTTACTTGGAAGCATGTCACACCTTTGGAGGTGTAGGGAGATGAAGCGAGTTGTGACGACAACAGAAATTCCCTGAAACGTGAGTCACACAGAAGCCATGATGCTGTTATGTACTCATTAATCATCAGAGTAGGCTCCAGCCATCAAATCATcattaaaatgcagtttttagtTAGGATCAATGGGCTGTATcataacacaaaatgagtatGAAGACCCCAGTACAACACTTTAACTGCACAAAGTATTATCTTGCAAATATGTGACGAATACATATTATGTCATACTAGTGGGTGACCCAAACACAGCAGCTATGCAGTTGATAGGACTAAGGTGATTTCTGATGCCTCTGATGCAAGCAGCTTGAAATAGAATgcgtggttcccaaactgtgtGCAGCGGCACACTGGTGTGCCATGAAGCAAGTCCGGttgtgccgtgggattttgcgagaaccatacattattattttgggcCCTATAATATCCACGTTAATGGAATCGCAGACAAATCacggaatcaaccaatgaaaaccaaatccactgttgaacgcagaaatgaacagaatctgcatgaaacgccgtcaccgtgaggcaaggaaagttttttttatgggTAAATGTTTCTGGGGACCGCTCATTAGGTGCACTGCCCACCCCCTCCCATCGTAGCCGCATTAAAAACCGCCTAAACCACCTGAAACACAatttaaactgccaaaaaactatgcaaatcatcactgactcctaaaatCAGAGCCAACCAGTGCCctcttaactttgctgtgcctgtggaACTCTGTTTCTCATCAAGAGCAGTGGCGCTCCGTGAAAACGTGAttagctttaatcagcttcacctgctcagactgtttgaacaacatctcatcacagctacagaagatctgtgggaaaagttgcgtgttgttgtggacgagaccattgatgccagggattgtagtCTTTAACatcgtaggttaatgataacttctgatactgtcaaatattctggcccctagtggtgaaataactgatgcatccttgcgaccatttgtttttgtttaatcattacggtctggaatgatgtcatcaggataatttataTTAGGttaatcaaaacttaatcaataaacctgatcagattcagtgaaccattgatccctgaagggaaattggGTATCATTAAttctgttctcatacatctttatatgacatatacataaataaaaaggagcagtcagaataatccatgtcactacaaagTATATCTACCTTTTAGTTGCATCTTacattatttttgacatacatttttgtttaattttttttatttatttttattagtatttattttgtgtcctcacaggagttaaaaactaagattttcagaaaaaattgattcatatttctaaaaaaacccCTGAAATTTAAAGaatgaatgtggaaaacacggaatttggaaacaacataaaactgatttatagggccctaattaTGGCAATTTACAACTacacataaatacatattttttaattttctacttTCAATGCACTTATTTCATAATACAaaggcaaactctatacctacATTTTTGTGGGAAATATTtcgttaataaatatttcatgagtaatacaGTTGACTTTGTGACATTtgatttggcattagtaaataattatgcacatttacagatattgtgatAACATACTATAAAGGCTATTAtacacaataggtgtgccttcagatttttacttgtcctttggtgtgcctTGGGCACAAAATGTTTGCGAACCACTGGTCTAACTCAGTGATTCtaaactggtgggtcgggacccaaaagtgggtcacggacctgtactaggtgggtcgcggacagctggggaaaaataaataaatagcctgattaatgtctctcatgttggacttgtcttttattttgaaagaaacatttcttttgacaagaaaatacatatatttatgtttttaaaaagattatatacgtgtgtgtttttcaaaagctatttttgaaaaaaattaattaaaaataaaaaaagtgggttgcgatttaatgaccgaggcaaaatgtgggtcccagggtgagaccagttggtCTAACTGATAATAAGACAGGAGAAGACATCCAGGATTTAGCTTTGCTGTGATTTCACTTTTACGACATCTATAGTCTGGATCAACCTGAATGGGCTGTTCTTTATGCTGTCtgtcatttcaaaaatgaaaaatttgcCAAGCACACTTTGAAAAACATGGAAAACCACTTAGTCACTAATGAACTGTATCAGTGCAtcagtttacatgttctcataTTTACCTAGAGCCCAACAGTGAGCCACTTAGGAGACCATGCTGTATTCAGCATAGGCAGATATCCAGCAATGATAGATGTGATGAATAGAATTTGTTAAATGTTTAGAATGATTGATTTATTGGTTGATAGCTCTGATTACATTGGAATTACTGTAAATTACCTTCACGCTGAAGTTGTCTTGTCTACGATAAGGAAAAATTGACACGCCTCAAGTGACATTCTCACTCAGGAAGACTTTTGGAGAGTAATCTACTCAATGATCATTTTCACATGTTCTGCCAAGAACAACACATTCAAAGATCTCAGAAATCAAAGTCAGCACGGAACAGACTGAGTGTTTCCCTAACAACACTGGCAGTCTcaagggatgtttgcagtggtgAATGGATTGTAGTAGCTGACACTATGACAACAATCAGTGTATATTCAACCTTCTTACATTTGATCATTCAAGCATGTCTCACCTTGTCAAGGTTCTTAATTATTACGTCTGTAGATGATTTCTTCTTAACAGCTTGTTTCCCCATATGGTCTTTCATTTTGGTGCTCCTCCGAGCAGCTGGATGCTTGAACATCAGTTCCGTAACCCTCGAACTCTTCACAGTTTCCCCAATGAAGCTGATCATACGCTGCATGCTTAGGACCAAATTTTCCATTCCTTCCAGCTTCTGAGCTTGCTGTTCAGACCGCTGGTTCACTGCTGACATGATGGTGCTCATCTCCCTACAAATCTCCCTCACTTCCCGCCCCATCACCTGGGTTTGGTTCACCATCCTTGGTGGAAAGTGGATCTCCTCTTTGTCCACCTTCAAGTGCTCCATGTCCTTTTCAATGTCATCAATGTCCTGAGACATTCCATCCAGTCTGTTGAGGACCTTTGCTTGAATGTTGATGAGCTTGTCCATCTTGCAGCTTAATGTCTCAATATGATTTTGCATTGTGTCAAAACCTGCTCCATTGCCTACCTCCCCTGCATTTATCACCAAGGAACTCATGGCTTCCAGTGGTTTACACAAGTCACGTTAACACACCAACTTGCAACAAGAGTAGGACCAGCAATGTCCACACAGACAACAATACTATCTTTAGAATGGTAGCCAGCTCTACAAAACTAATCAACTGAAATCCAAagagaaaaattgaaaaagaatagtcaaacaaaagtcaaattgcagaaaaatgtcAAATCAAATAGTTAAGATCTTTAAATCGTTGCCCAAACACCCAGGCAGTGATTTTCACAAGCACAAACTTCCATTTCAGTCTTCATCAGCAGTGCCTGTTACTTTCTCCTAGAAATGGTTTTAGGAATGGAATCATCCCGTGTCCCTAAATGTAAAACCACAGCCTACGTCAGCAGGGGTCAAGTGTTTGGGGTGGAGTCTTGGCAGTGCTCAGGCAATGAGACATTTGAGAGGCTTCAAGTGGTAAGCCCACTACAGTCAGTTGACTGCTATGTGTCAAAATGGTCACTGGCACACAGCTCCTCTCTTGTGTGCAAGACAAGTAAGGTTATTCTTATAAGTCTTATTGTTAGAAGTGATGATGGGTTGTAAGTGAAGACAATTTTTAATGTAGTCTAAAAAGGTGGGAGGGCAGTTAAACCACAATAACTTATTTCAAAACTAAGCCTGATATAGAAGTTGAATGAAATGTTGAAAGATCTATAACCCTGAAGTGAAGAGGCTGAAAAAGACACGGCTGCTTAGTTATTTGGCACAGCTGCATGTGCTTCTTTATTCTGAATGAGAACCATGAAGCAATGCTGGTTCCCTCTTTATCACCTCTGTGTGTCTAACTTCCACTCAGTTAGGAGAGACATCAAAAACTTGCTGTTGCAAATAGACAAGGCAGGAGTGAGATGTTTAGCCATCCAACTAAGCACAGAGAAGAGTGACGTGGATCATTTACATAGTGCCagttaaaaaccaaaacattaaCTCAGAACCGAGAGAATCAGCCTTCGTGACTAATTTATCATACATTCATTAAGCTTAAAAATAGGAATCTTGTCTAAACTATATTTACAAGCTATCCTGTATTGCAGAAAGGAGTCACAGTGACCTTAGAACAACTTGTCTTAGAGGTGAAACTCAAACCCAGAATCATAAGTTGAGAACAAGGAGGAGGGATGTGAATAGACGGTCAAACGAGGGTAAGGTGAAGCAAGGGAGGACCTCTACCTATCCGATCACATGACTTGACAAGACACACAAACCATGTTTGAAAGCCTTCAGAGACCTCCCAACACTGGTGGGACTAACACCAGCATGTCGGCCagctgattatttttttaaccctgtatttatattttgttgtggAGTCACTCCAGTAAAAGTAGAGACTGCGTGAGCAAGCAACTCTGATGAAGAGGACACAGATTGGAAAGAAACCTGGCATCAATCACTCGGGAGAAAAACTGATACTTACACCTGTCTTTGGAAGCTCATGAATGACAGACAACATAGGTCATTCACGGAATGTTTTGTAAAGACAAGGGGCACAGACAGGCAATGTTACTGATCAACAGTGTGCATTAGACAGACTGGCTGTGAAAGAATTATTTTCTGCAACAAGACTATTTTCAAGACCTTTAGCGTGTGAAGTTGCAAGGCTGTGGAGAAGAAGTATTAAACACTGCAGGGGATTTAAACAGACGTTTAGGCTAACATGTCTCCTACATAAATCTTAGATCAAGTTTATAGCACTCATACTTAACAGTGAAACTAAAGCTAAAAGATTAACAGTGCCATGAAAGCTGTTGCCTGTCCTCTGTTGCACCTTCAGCTAAGGCAGCGGTAGAGAAAACCCAGCCCTGTACTGTGATTAATGTGACAGCAGATTTAAAGATTATGGCACTTATTTCGGTGACCTAAAGCGCACCTTTGTACTGCGTTTGATCACAGCACCTGATTTCTCAGAGTAGTGCTTTGCTACTTGCACTGTTgtagatgttaaaaaaaaaacaacgtaaaGGAGTacttattgtttattttcaacATTACGGGCACCACCAGCCCTCGGGTTGCGCAGACAAGCAACACCAATTCAGACAGACGCCCTCAAGCCTCACGCACATAAACTGACAACCCACACTGCACTGAGAGAACACACCACAGATCTGCCCTCAGAGAGCACACAGATGATGAGCACTTTTTGTCGCCGTGTTTGTCCTTGTGCGATGGCTAAATGAGCTTCTACTGTGGAACACCGCCGGCTCCCTTTCTCCCCTCCTCTGTCAGGCATATTAATCTTACCATTAGGGTTGACCTGGATACTCGGCTGAAACGAGTATCCAGAATGGATAAAGCACTTTTGCCGAGTACGAGTTGTATACAAGTAATACAAGTCAATATCTGTGCTCCGATTGAATGAAAATCCTCATTGGCGCTGACTGTGTCTGCTTTCTGCAGACGAATCTCActccctacacacacacacatgctctgctcactgacacacacacacacaacaactctgtctcTGCTCAGTCACTCAGGTTTGCAGGTCTTTTCCGTTAATGTTTAGGGTTTCTTCAgcttcaggtttgtttttacttcGGTTTGTACTTACTTATTAATTAGTAGAGTTCTCGTTAACGTGGGTTCGTTCAGACGTGGAGCTTGGTAGAGCGCGTTATGTCTCTGCCTGTcggttatttttttctttttctttttttaaccgtCAGGGACCTAACTGAGTATGTGACACTTTCTTGCTGTATTTCACTAAAAAATAAAGGTAGTAGTggtataaatattacaaataaatgaagctacacacacgcacgcacactcacattctttttttttttaaaccgtcAAGCTGGCTCTAACCAGTTTTTTTACTTCACGCACTGAGTGTCTAACACTTTCTTGCTGTATTTCATAAAAAAGTAAAGGTTGTAGtggtataaataataatacaagacACATtaagcttctctctctctctctctctctctctctctctctctctctcacacacacacacacacacacacacacacacacacacacacctggtgtggaaataaaataaaaaagagccaaaaaaaattacaaaaaagaaagttaTGTTGAGTATGAAAACTcttgtttattacattttacttcATAATTGTGTAACCGCATATGTTGAATTAATTGTTGCAAATTAAAACTCAAATCagcaaaaaatataacaatttctgatcaacccatattaataagccttttcacactctcagGAATCTCGCTCTTGTTCAGTTACTGTGCGTGAgttcaagagggataaactcgccttGCCTGACAacaagtctgacagagatttatttctagattttattttatttttaccgtTAGAGCATTGATtccttgaaatatttttgcggGAAACGTGATATCGGTCTCCAAGTCAGAAATGCCGAGtttgctgctaaagctaatgttgTACACAAGCTTAAAACTTTGatttttcctgctttttaaacagtgaccaatcagctgatcagtgcggTTTCACTAATCAGTTTGTTTAGTTTACATCTTGTGcgcttccttcaaatttgtacatttaattaaaataatagcttaataaaaaataataatggacCTGGttagcagtgacgtgccatcagggtaggcaaggtaggcagtgcctacccaagggtgaatatCTCACTCCGCTGAAAGgtagagggaggccacgccccctcccaaaggcacgttgcctctgtttccattgcgtggtttttacgtgtttgcgcatgcacagtcaggtccccaagatgacaaccatttacatccaaaggcagcatagagagctgcctttggacgtaaccgtgctatgctaaatgctatacatacctttagagtgcattagtgaattgatatcacctgactgctgctgctacgttctctagctagtgg
This window contains:
- the LOC114478908 gene encoding myosin light chain kinase 2, skeletal/cardiac muscle-like isoform X2 encodes the protein MSSLVINAGEVGNGAGFDTMQNHIETLSCKMDKLINIQAKVLNRLDGMSQDIDDIEKDMEHLKVDKEEIHFPPRMVNQTQVMGREVREICREMSTIMSAVNQRSEQQAQKLEGMENLVLSMQRMISFIGETVKSSRVTELMFKHPAARRSTKMKDHMGKQAVKKKSSTDVIIKNLDKVKDYKSRNGKEKPSLSPKALKAQKKMKPLDTTDHISSKKHALLLEEVQKLNKENTEKSGHQLTTGCLDLEAGVSSKDEKPDTFTSNLVDYLREDSKVAIAENQKAAEEVITEGEDEAEEVVEDKEAEETVSEAVKKSKDVLKETLVTDLPTYSALEKEPEVPDLCDAKNKNKESAATGADQAKDGSISPVLAGKDKTEVTTTNVKPAVTEEKPVLERPLVEKEEEKEQEAKKTEDESTEKLESDGWAVFKADGVEFKFNLKQKMEEEKKENSTENDAEKEDEDDEPEHYFIDTAPPPSAPFNHRIVSTKPNQIRNFYTIYWQEVLGGGRFGQVHKCVENSSGLSMAAKVIKARSQKEKEVVKNEIQVMNNLDHANLIQLYAAYESRNDIILVLEYVGGGELFDRIIDENYTLMELDALVFIRQICDGLQHMHKMSILHLDLKPENILCVSRVTNKIKIIDFGLARVYKPREKLKVNFGTPEFLAPEIINYDFVSFNTDMWSLGVITYMLLSGLCPFLGDDDNETLNNILACQWNFEEQEFVDTSEEAKDFISRLLIVNRSWRMGACEALRHPWLSDSVLHHRLHTKKTMCRSRRSSCVPTTDS